A part of Miscanthus floridulus cultivar M001 chromosome 6, ASM1932011v1, whole genome shotgun sequence genomic DNA contains:
- the LOC136459508 gene encoding uncharacterized protein: MGDAGFALLIALTAALAALFLVLLGAVVVRHCCWRRRDDVSPTRRGFVLFDVCFAEDRQRGAVRPPSSSMERSRGRRSTGAREGRDHAPGGVEAAAADEQVEPDEFEIARWKKIFGGPNRSLSTIDEGTEKGGTTPITTPSFCTPPESPDRLDARALDMETVAVQLRQA; the protein is encoded by the coding sequence ATGGGAGACGCCGGCTTCGCTCTCCTCATCGCGTTAACGGCCGCCCTGGCCGCGCTGTTCCTCGTCCTGCTCGGGGCCGTCGTCGTCCGGCACTGCTGCTGGCGGCGCCGCGACGACGTGTCGCCCACGCGCCGCGGCTTCGTCCTTTTCGACGTCTGCTTCGCCGAAGACAGGCAGCGGGGCGCCGTGAGGCCGCCGTCGTCGTCCATGGAGAGGAGCCGGGGGCGGCGGTCCACGGGGGCGAGGGAGGGCCGGGACCACGCGCCCGGCGGCGTCGAGGCCGCGGCGGCGGACGAGCAGGTGGAGCCCGACGAGTTCGAGATCGCGAGGTGGAAGAAGATCTTCGGGGGCCCCAACAGGTCCCTGTCCACGATAGACGAGGGCACGGAGAAGGGCGGCACGACGCCGATCACGACGCCCTCCTTCTGCACGCCCCCCGAGTCGCCTGACCGACTGGACGCCCGCGCCCTGGACATGGAGACCGTCGCGGTGCAACTTCGTCAGGCGTAA